One window from the genome of Mumia sp. ZJ1417 encodes:
- a CDS encoding aldehyde dehydrogenase family protein, with protein sequence MTAATDVSYDPRTGGVNGEVAATPPDEVDAIVAAAAACATEVAAMPPTERARWSGAIADALEAARDELVDLADKETALGRPRLEGEVVRAAGQLRFYADVAIEGSYLGATIDHAAGANPALARVNVPRGPVAVFGASNFPFAFSVLGNDTASALAAGCPVVVKGHPAHPLLSQRLGALATDALREAGAPDGVFGIVHGFDAGVRLVEEPQITAVAFTGSQRAGMALRDAAERRTAPIPVFAEMGTVNPVVVTAAAADARLDEIASGFVGSFTLGTGQFCTKPGLMLAPHGSGAAAAVADALRDAAPQGWSLTEGIAAAARTGVGELVDAGAEVVASVDGPEAGWSVASTVLSVPLDALEPGSRLLEECFGPVALVAEYGDDEDLARTINALQGTLAAAIMADGESDPDLPGLLAQLSTKAGRVTVGDFPTGVAYTWAQHHGGPWPATSDPTATSVGASALSRFTRPVTYQSVPESALPAPLRDDNPWRIPRRVDGRLALP encoded by the coding sequence ATGACCGCGGCCACCGACGTCTCGTACGACCCGCGCACCGGCGGCGTGAACGGTGAGGTCGCCGCGACTCCACCGGACGAGGTGGACGCGATCGTCGCCGCGGCCGCCGCGTGCGCGACGGAGGTGGCCGCCATGCCACCGACCGAGCGCGCCCGCTGGTCCGGCGCGATCGCCGACGCCCTCGAGGCCGCGCGCGACGAGCTCGTGGACCTCGCGGACAAAGAGACCGCGCTCGGGCGACCTCGTCTGGAGGGCGAGGTCGTCCGAGCGGCAGGACAGCTGCGGTTCTATGCCGATGTCGCGATCGAGGGCTCGTACCTCGGTGCCACGATCGACCACGCGGCCGGAGCCAACCCCGCGCTCGCCCGCGTCAACGTGCCGCGCGGACCGGTCGCGGTGTTCGGCGCGAGCAACTTCCCGTTCGCGTTCAGCGTCCTCGGCAACGACACCGCGTCCGCGCTCGCCGCGGGTTGCCCGGTCGTCGTCAAGGGCCACCCCGCGCACCCACTGCTCAGCCAGCGGCTCGGCGCGCTCGCGACCGACGCGCTGCGCGAGGCCGGTGCGCCCGACGGCGTCTTCGGGATCGTGCACGGCTTCGACGCCGGCGTACGGCTCGTCGAGGAGCCGCAGATCACCGCCGTCGCGTTCACGGGCTCGCAGCGCGCAGGCATGGCGCTGCGAGACGCGGCCGAGCGGCGTACGGCCCCGATCCCGGTCTTCGCCGAGATGGGCACCGTCAACCCCGTGGTGGTGACTGCCGCTGCGGCCGACGCACGCCTCGACGAGATCGCGTCGGGCTTCGTCGGCTCGTTCACGCTGGGCACCGGCCAGTTCTGCACGAAGCCCGGCCTCATGCTCGCCCCGCACGGCTCAGGCGCCGCCGCCGCCGTCGCCGACGCGCTCCGCGACGCCGCACCCCAGGGCTGGTCGCTCACCGAGGGCATCGCCGCAGCAGCCCGTACGGGCGTCGGCGAGCTCGTCGACGCCGGTGCGGAGGTCGTCGCGTCCGTCGACGGCCCCGAGGCCGGATGGTCCGTCGCGTCCACCGTCCTCTCCGTCCCGCTCGACGCGCTGGAGCCGGGGAGCCGGCTGCTGGAAGAGTGCTTCGGACCGGTCGCGCTCGTCGCGGAGTACGGCGACGACGAGGACCTCGCCCGTACGATCAACGCCCTGCAGGGCACGCTCGCTGCGGCGATCATGGCCGACGGCGAGTCCGACCCGGACCTGCCCGGCCTCCTCGCCCAGCTCTCCACCAAGGCCGGGCGCGTCACCGTCGGCGACTTCCCGACCGGCGTCGCGTACACATGGGCGCAGCACCACGGCGGCCCCTGGCCTGCGACCTCCGACCCGACCGCGACGTCGGTCGGAGCCTCCGCGCTGAGCCGCTTCACGCGGCCCGTCACCTACCAGTCGGTGCCGGAGTCAGCGCTTCCTGCGCCGCTGCGCGACGACAACCCGTGGCGCATCCCGCGCCGCGTCGACGGCCGGCTCGCGCTGCCCTGA
- the gabT gene encoding 4-aminobutyrate--2-oxoglutarate transaminase gives MTTMTDQARLLKTEIPGPRSVELHKARAKQVARGFGITLPVFVDHADGALLVDVDGNRLIDMGSGIAVTSVGAAAPKVVARIAEQAAKMTHTCFMVTEYEGFTEVAEALNRLTPGDHEKRTALFSTGAEAVENAVKIARAATGRPAIVVLDHAYHGRTLMTMTMTAKNVPYKEGFGPYAPEVYRAPMAYPYRYDGDEKACAADALATLKDIVLTQIGAHNVAAIVAEPIQGEGGFIVPAEGFLPGVVEFAREHGILFVADEIQTGFARTGRMFASEHEGIVPDLITTAKALAGGMPLSAVTGRAEIMDAVAPGGLGGTYAGNPVACAAALGAIETIESEGLVARAAQIEQRVTPRLEEMRAESGGRIGDVRGRGAMLAIELVEPGTKDPAPRFAQALAAHCHAAGVLVLVCGTYGNVIRLLPPLVISDALLDDALGVLEAGVQGLPA, from the coding sequence ATGACGACGATGACCGACCAGGCACGACTCCTCAAGACCGAGATCCCGGGGCCGCGCTCGGTCGAGCTGCACAAGGCCCGGGCGAAGCAGGTGGCGCGCGGCTTCGGCATCACGCTGCCGGTGTTCGTCGATCACGCGGACGGTGCGCTCCTCGTCGATGTCGACGGCAACCGGCTCATCGACATGGGCTCGGGCATCGCCGTCACGAGCGTCGGGGCCGCAGCGCCGAAGGTCGTGGCGCGGATCGCCGAGCAGGCCGCGAAGATGACGCACACCTGCTTCATGGTCACCGAGTACGAGGGCTTCACCGAGGTCGCCGAGGCGCTCAACCGCCTCACGCCCGGCGACCACGAGAAGCGGACGGCGCTCTTCTCCACCGGCGCCGAGGCGGTCGAGAACGCGGTGAAGATCGCGCGCGCGGCCACGGGCCGTCCGGCGATCGTCGTGCTCGACCACGCGTACCACGGGCGCACGCTGATGACGATGACGATGACGGCCAAGAACGTGCCCTACAAGGAGGGCTTCGGGCCGTACGCGCCGGAGGTCTATCGCGCGCCGATGGCATACCCGTACCGCTACGACGGCGACGAGAAGGCGTGCGCCGCCGACGCCCTGGCTACGCTCAAGGACATCGTGCTCACGCAGATCGGCGCGCACAACGTCGCCGCGATTGTCGCCGAGCCGATCCAGGGCGAGGGCGGGTTCATCGTGCCGGCCGAGGGGTTCTTGCCGGGCGTGGTCGAGTTTGCGCGCGAGCACGGCATCCTGTTCGTCGCGGACGAGATCCAGACCGGGTTCGCGCGGACGGGCCGCATGTTCGCGAGCGAGCACGAGGGCATCGTCCCGGACCTCATCACGACCGCGAAGGCGCTGGCCGGCGGCATGCCGTTGTCCGCGGTGACGGGGCGCGCCGAGATCATGGACGCGGTCGCGCCCGGCGGGCTCGGCGGCACGTACGCCGGCAACCCGGTCGCGTGTGCGGCGGCGCTCGGTGCGATCGAGACCATCGAGAGCGAGGGGCTCGTCGCGCGGGCGGCGCAGATCGAGCAGCGGGTCACGCCACGGCTCGAGGAGATGCGCGCGGAGTCCGGTGGGCGGATCGGCGACGTACGGGGCCGCGGGGCGATGCTCGCGATCGAGCTCGTCGAGCCCGGCACGAAGGACCCGGCGCCGCGCTTCGCCCAGGCCCTCGCCGCACACTGTCATGCGGCGGGAGTGCTCGTGCTGGTGTGCGGGACGTACGGCAACGTGATCCGGCTGCTCCCGCCGCTGGTGATCAGCGACGCGCTGCTCGACGACGCGCTCGGCGTGCTCGAGGCCGGCGTGCAGGGCCTCCCCGCATGA
- a CDS encoding gamma-aminobutyraldehyde dehydrogenase produces the protein MTDTVHVQNFVDGALVDTRDGRRTDLVDPTTGETYGDAPLSGQADVDLAYESAAKAFDTWRRTTPSERQQALLKIADAIEARADELVAAESRNTGKVIPVTMAEEIPPMVDQIRFFAGAARVLEGRATAEYMAGHTSWIRREPVGVVGQVAPWNYPMMMAVWKFAPALAAGNTVVLKPSDTTPVSTVLMAQIAAEFLPAGALNVVCGDRTTGAAVVSHPTPAMVSITGSVGAGKQVAEAASHDLKRVHLELGGKAPVVVFDDADIAAAAEGIAVAGYFNAGQDCTAATRVLVHPRVHDDFVAALTEQAKAATTSYGRGSNDEDAWVPPVNNANQLERVLGFLSRVPDHATVTTGGGRQGDRGFYIEPTVIDGLQQEDELIQSEVFGPVITVQTFEHEDEAIAKANGVPYALASSVWTKDLGRGLRMSNALDFGCVWINTHIPLVAEMPHGGFKSSGYGKDLSMYGLEDYTRIKHVMANLEG, from the coding sequence ATGACCGACACCGTGCACGTCCAGAACTTCGTCGACGGCGCGCTCGTCGACACGCGGGACGGACGCCGTACCGACCTCGTCGACCCGACCACCGGGGAGACGTACGGCGACGCGCCGCTGTCCGGCCAGGCTGACGTCGACCTCGCGTACGAGTCGGCGGCCAAGGCGTTCGACACCTGGCGGCGCACGACGCCGTCGGAGCGCCAGCAGGCCCTCCTCAAGATCGCCGACGCGATCGAGGCGCGCGCCGACGAGCTCGTCGCGGCGGAGAGCCGCAACACCGGCAAGGTGATCCCGGTGACCATGGCGGAGGAGATCCCGCCGATGGTCGACCAGATCCGCTTCTTCGCCGGCGCGGCGCGCGTGCTCGAGGGGCGCGCCACCGCCGAGTACATGGCCGGCCACACGTCGTGGATCCGCCGCGAGCCGGTCGGCGTGGTCGGCCAGGTGGCGCCGTGGAACTACCCGATGATGATGGCCGTCTGGAAGTTCGCCCCGGCGCTGGCCGCGGGCAACACCGTCGTCCTCAAGCCGAGCGACACGACGCCGGTGTCGACGGTGCTGATGGCGCAGATCGCCGCGGAGTTCCTCCCCGCGGGCGCGCTCAACGTCGTGTGCGGCGACCGTACGACCGGTGCCGCCGTGGTCTCGCACCCGACGCCGGCGATGGTGTCGATCACCGGCTCGGTGGGGGCGGGCAAGCAGGTCGCCGAGGCGGCGTCTCACGACCTCAAGCGCGTGCACCTCGAGCTCGGCGGCAAGGCGCCGGTCGTGGTGTTCGACGACGCGGACATCGCGGCGGCGGCCGAGGGCATCGCAGTCGCGGGCTACTTCAACGCCGGGCAGGACTGCACCGCCGCGACGCGCGTGCTCGTCCACCCGCGCGTCCACGACGACTTCGTCGCGGCGCTCACCGAGCAGGCGAAGGCCGCCACCACCTCGTACGGGCGCGGCAGCAACGACGAAGACGCGTGGGTGCCGCCGGTCAACAACGCGAACCAGCTCGAGCGTGTCCTCGGCTTCCTCTCGCGCGTCCCCGACCACGCCACTGTCACGACCGGGGGCGGCCGGCAGGGCGATCGCGGCTTCTACATCGAGCCCACGGTCATCGACGGCCTGCAGCAGGAGGACGAGCTCATCCAGAGCGAGGTCTTCGGCCCCGTCATCACCGTGCAGACCTTCGAGCACGAGGACGAGGCCATCGCGAAGGCCAACGGCGTGCCGTACGCGCTCGCCTCGTCGGTGTGGACCAAGGACCTCGGGCGCGGCCTGCGGATGTCCAACGCGCTCGACTTCGGCTGCGTCTGGATCAACACGCACATCCCGCTCGTCGCCGAGATGCCGCATGGTGGGTTCAAGAGCTCCGGATACGGCAAGGACCTGTCCATGTACGGCCTGGAGGACTACACGCGGATCAAGCACGTGATGGCGAACCTCGAAGGATGA
- a CDS encoding APC family permease, which translates to MTTSPLDPTASHEPASHTADDAHLASLGYTSDFKRDMNFWGNFALGFTYLSPVVGVYSLFGTSLAQGGPPMIWAIVLAALGQLLVALVFGEVVAQYPVAGGVYPWARRLWGRRWAWMTGWVYMIALTVTIAAVSYGAGPFVAIVLGIDGTTAVTVWCAIGLIVLTTLLNLGGTRLLARIAFFGFAAELVGALVVGIWVLLTERHHSVGALFDTYDVQGDGSYFPAFAAAALIGLYLFYGFEACGDVAEEVKDPGRQIPKAMRMTIYIGGAAAFFITFALILGVPSFAAVFAEQDTDPVSTVLENAFGSVGFRIVLVIVLISFLSCVLSLQAAASRMIYAYARDDMMPGSALLKRFSSARHVPPYALSLAALIPIVIILGSQVSDNALIRIISFASFGIYLAFMMVVAAALRARLKGWKPSGTFTLGRWGLLVTIAALAYQLMASLNMIWPRTPDVPWYDNWIVALGAAIVLGVGLVYMLLARPYRHSDAAHGDALNIVTPYPGESGFDRLNQRD; encoded by the coding sequence GTGACGACTTCGCCGCTCGATCCCACTGCGTCCCACGAACCCGCGTCCCACACCGCCGACGACGCCCACCTCGCCTCGCTCGGCTACACCTCCGACTTCAAGCGCGACATGAACTTCTGGGGCAACTTCGCCCTCGGGTTCACCTATCTCTCGCCGGTCGTCGGCGTCTACTCCCTGTTCGGTACGTCGCTCGCGCAGGGCGGGCCGCCGATGATCTGGGCGATCGTGCTCGCGGCTCTCGGACAGCTGCTGGTCGCGCTCGTCTTCGGCGAGGTCGTCGCGCAGTACCCGGTCGCCGGCGGCGTCTACCCGTGGGCGCGCCGCCTGTGGGGTCGTCGCTGGGCGTGGATGACCGGCTGGGTCTACATGATCGCGCTGACCGTGACGATCGCCGCCGTCTCGTACGGCGCGGGACCCTTCGTCGCGATCGTGCTCGGCATCGACGGGACCACCGCCGTCACCGTCTGGTGCGCGATCGGCCTGATCGTGCTCACGACCCTCCTCAACCTCGGGGGCACCAGGCTGCTCGCCAGGATCGCGTTCTTCGGGTTCGCCGCCGAGCTCGTCGGCGCCCTCGTCGTCGGCATCTGGGTGCTGCTCACCGAGCGGCACCACAGCGTCGGCGCGCTGTTCGACACGTACGACGTCCAGGGCGACGGCTCGTACTTCCCGGCGTTCGCCGCCGCCGCGCTCATCGGCCTCTATCTCTTCTATGGCTTCGAGGCCTGCGGCGACGTGGCCGAGGAGGTCAAGGACCCGGGTCGCCAGATCCCCAAGGCGATGCGGATGACGATCTACATCGGCGGCGCGGCGGCCTTCTTCATCACCTTCGCGCTCATCCTCGGAGTCCCCAGCTTCGCGGCCGTGTTCGCCGAGCAGGACACCGATCCGGTCAGCACCGTCCTCGAGAACGCCTTCGGGTCGGTCGGCTTCCGCATCGTCCTCGTGATCGTGCTGATCTCGTTCTTGTCGTGCGTGCTCAGCCTGCAGGCCGCGGCGAGCCGCATGATCTATGCGTATGCACGCGACGACATGATGCCCGGCAGCGCACTGCTCAAGCGGTTCTCGAGCGCCCGACACGTGCCCCCGTACGCGCTGTCGCTCGCGGCGCTGATCCCGATCGTCATCATCCTCGGCTCCCAGGTCTCCGACAACGCGCTCATACGGATCATCTCGTTCGCCTCGTTCGGCATCTATCTCGCGTTCATGATGGTCGTCGCCGCTGCCCTGCGCGCGCGCCTGAAGGGCTGGAAGCCGTCCGGCACGTTCACCCTCGGCCGGTGGGGCCTGCTCGTCACGATCGCCGCGCTCGCCTACCAGCTGATGGCCTCGCTCAACATGATCTGGCCCCGTACGCCTGACGTGCCCTGGTACGACAACTGGATCGTCGCCCTCGGCGCCGCGATCGTGCTCGGCGTCGGTCTCGTCTACATGCTGCTCGCCCGCCCGTACCGCCACTCCGACGCCGCCCACGGCGACGCGCTCAACATCGTCACGCCGTATCCGGGGGAGTCGGGTTTCGACAGGCTCAACCAACGGGATTAG
- a CDS encoding PucR family transcriptional regulator: MDTVSMTAVPPAVPPDDPYGVSLAWLLDQDALGLRLVEPAEAPEVRLGWAHAIEVLDPTPFLGGGELVLTTGLRMPRAHAEQEAYVVRLVAAGVVGLAFGVGVRFATIPVGLRDACRRTGLPLLEVPLPTPFVAIAQAVAARRAEQENAVMHRAVTFQRQMTRAALDGGVAGLSAALAHELHATVLVLDELEHPVASAGEAPDLRDRVVAELAGLAAWPGRASIAVVSGTGTLAVQRLGGLERPSGWLAVEVPGALSVGDRLLLNQAVSLLTLQRERPRELVDARHRLGATVLELLLDDDVVAPSVVRHLEHFGFEPGDRVRMLIAVPGKGRTSPLDLVAHALDAASVAHVETDATDGVLVLVRDEDVHGSADAVAEGLARAGRHDVVVGVSGALPIGRAASGRAAALHAAASARASHQQVGWYGTLTLEAILADDVVRARVATLAASPLAPLLDGDSERERVLLESLEVFLRHNGSWETASRALGVHRHTLRNRMARVEELTGARLDVAEDRVALLLGLLARDGT; encoded by the coding sequence ATGGACACTGTGTCCATGACCGCCGTGCCGCCCGCCGTGCCGCCTGACGACCCGTACGGGGTCTCGCTGGCGTGGCTGCTCGACCAGGACGCGCTCGGACTGCGGCTCGTCGAGCCCGCGGAGGCACCTGAGGTCCGGCTCGGCTGGGCCCATGCGATCGAGGTGCTCGACCCCACGCCCTTCCTCGGGGGCGGCGAGCTCGTCCTCACGACGGGCCTGCGGATGCCGAGGGCACATGCCGAGCAGGAGGCGTACGTCGTACGCCTGGTGGCGGCCGGCGTGGTCGGCCTGGCCTTCGGCGTCGGCGTGCGGTTCGCGACGATCCCGGTCGGGCTGCGCGACGCGTGCCGTCGGACGGGCCTGCCCCTCCTCGAGGTGCCGCTGCCGACGCCGTTCGTGGCGATCGCGCAGGCGGTCGCGGCACGGCGTGCGGAGCAGGAGAACGCGGTGATGCATCGCGCGGTCACGTTCCAGCGGCAGATGACGCGCGCCGCTCTCGACGGCGGCGTCGCGGGACTGTCCGCTGCGCTGGCCCACGAGCTGCACGCGACCGTCCTGGTCCTCGACGAGCTCGAGCACCCGGTCGCGTCAGCGGGCGAGGCGCCTGACCTGCGCGACCGCGTCGTCGCCGAGCTCGCCGGCCTCGCGGCCTGGCCCGGTCGCGCGAGCATCGCGGTCGTCTCCGGCACCGGCACGCTCGCCGTTCAGCGTCTCGGCGGCCTGGAGCGTCCGAGCGGCTGGCTCGCCGTCGAAGTGCCGGGTGCGCTGTCCGTCGGCGACCGCCTCCTGCTCAACCAGGCGGTCTCGCTCCTCACCCTCCAGCGCGAGCGCCCGCGCGAGCTCGTCGACGCGCGGCACCGGCTCGGCGCGACCGTGCTGGAGCTGCTGCTCGACGACGACGTGGTCGCTCCGTCGGTCGTCCGGCACCTCGAGCACTTCGGGTTCGAGCCCGGCGACCGCGTACGGATGCTGATCGCAGTCCCCGGCAAGGGCCGTACGTCGCCGCTCGATCTCGTCGCGCACGCGCTCGACGCCGCGTCGGTGGCGCACGTGGAGACCGACGCGACCGACGGCGTGCTCGTCCTGGTCCGCGACGAGGACGTGCACGGCAGCGCGGACGCCGTGGCTGAGGGGCTGGCCCGCGCCGGACGCCACGACGTGGTCGTCGGGGTGAGCGGTGCGCTGCCGATCGGGCGAGCGGCGTCGGGCCGGGCGGCGGCTCTCCACGCAGCCGCGTCGGCGCGGGCGTCGCATCAGCAGGTCGGCTGGTACGGCACGCTGACGCTGGAGGCGATCCTCGCTGACGACGTCGTACGGGCGCGGGTGGCGACCCTGGCTGCGTCGCCGTTGGCGCCGTTGCTCGACGGTGACTCGGAGCGTGAGCGCGTGCTGCTGGAGTCGCTCGAGGTGTTCTTGCGCCACAACGGCTCGTGGGAGACGGCGTCACGGGCGCTCGGCGTGCACCGCCACACGTTGCGCAACCGGATGGCGCGCGTCGAGGAGCTGACCGGCGCGCGGCTCGACGTCGCTGAGGACCGGGTCGCGCTGCTGCTCGGACTTCTCGCCCGCGACGGCACGTGA
- a CDS encoding type II toxin-antitoxin system PemK/MazF family toxin, producing the protein MNRGELWAVAGGTYASKPRPVLILQEDLFDATESVTVVPLTTAVVDAPLIRIPVPATRTTGIDRPSFAMVDKITTVRRSNVGARIGRLPTSLLVDIERAALLFLGLAR; encoded by the coding sequence GTGAACCGCGGCGAGCTGTGGGCGGTCGCCGGCGGCACGTACGCGTCAAAGCCACGACCAGTTCTGATCCTTCAAGAGGATCTCTTCGACGCCACGGAGTCGGTCACCGTCGTTCCGCTGACCACGGCGGTTGTCGACGCCCCGTTGATCCGCATTCCCGTTCCGGCTACGCGCACGACGGGGATCGACCGGCCGAGCTTCGCCATGGTCGACAAGATCACGACCGTACGCCGCAGCAACGTCGGCGCGCGCATCGGACGACTCCCCACCTCGCTGCTGGTCGATATCGAACGAGCGGCCTTGCTGTTCCTCGGCCTCGCGCGCTGA
- a CDS encoding antitoxin MazE-like protein: MSVRDRVAEHRRRMRERGYRPIQVWVPDVRTEQFRDEAHRQAAALARADRRADDQDFVDEISDSWDE; encoded by the coding sequence ATGAGCGTTCGTGACCGTGTTGCCGAGCACCGCCGGCGCATGCGTGAGCGCGGATACCGGCCGATCCAGGTGTGGGTCCCCGACGTGCGGACCGAGCAGTTCCGCGACGAGGCGCACCGCCAGGCCGCGGCCCTCGCACGTGCGGATCGTCGCGCCGACGACCAGGACTTCGTCGACGAGATCTCCGACAGTTGGGACGAGTGA
- a CDS encoding SRPBCC domain-containing protein: protein MTTPTLADVQHDTFTVTLDVAATPERVYEGFADPVVRHHWFWLPGGEATYEHDFRVGGGESARSTFRALDGTSERLAYDSRFVDLVPAQRIVLTYETHVNDVLRWTSLVTVVLDPTDDGTRLRWTEQVTFVTPTGSGEQDLPHVHGGARLQLNGLPGALGL from the coding sequence ATGACGACACCCACGCTTGCCGACGTCCAGCACGACACCTTCACCGTGACGCTCGACGTCGCCGCCACGCCGGAGCGCGTGTACGAAGGCTTCGCCGACCCGGTCGTACGGCACCACTGGTTCTGGCTACCCGGAGGCGAGGCGACGTACGAGCACGACTTCCGCGTCGGCGGTGGCGAGTCGGCACGGAGCACGTTCCGCGCTCTTGACGGGACGAGCGAGCGACTCGCGTACGACTCCCGGTTCGTCGACCTCGTCCCCGCGCAACGGATCGTCCTCACCTACGAGACGCACGTGAACGACGTGCTTCGCTGGACGTCGCTCGTCACCGTCGTGCTCGACCCGACCGACGACGGCACGCGCCTGCGCTGGACCGAGCAGGTCACCTTCGTGACGCCGACCGGCAGCGGCGAGCAGGACCTCCCGCACGTCCACGGCGGGGCCCGCCTGCAGCTCAACGGCCTCCCCGGCGCGCTGGGCCTGTGA
- a CDS encoding VOC family protein, with protein MQVDLFAGIYVSDLDVAKDWYARLLGTDEAFRPNDTEIVWELAEHRYLYIEVNPEHAGHALQTVFVEDFEAFVAGVSARGIEPATRETYENGVHKWTYRDPDGNEIGLGGAPVEAESEWRD; from the coding sequence ATGCAGGTCGACCTCTTCGCCGGGATCTACGTCAGCGACCTCGACGTCGCCAAGGACTGGTACGCCCGTCTGCTCGGCACCGACGAGGCGTTCCGGCCGAACGACACCGAGATCGTCTGGGAGCTCGCCGAGCACCGCTACCTCTACATCGAGGTCAATCCCGAGCATGCCGGGCATGCGCTGCAGACGGTGTTCGTCGAGGACTTCGAGGCGTTCGTCGCCGGGGTCAGCGCACGCGGCATCGAGCCAGCGACGCGCGAGACGTACGAGAACGGCGTCCACAAGTGGACCTACCGCGACCCGGACGGCAACGAGATCGGCCTCGGCGGCGCACCTGTCGAGGCGGAGTCGGAGTGGCGGGACTAA
- a CDS encoding alpha/beta fold hydrolase — protein MTETHMLETPEATLAYDVRGALPPTDRPVLMMVGAPMDASGFASLASQFGDRTVVTYDPRGVGRSTSRDGSTVHTAEQHADDLHQIIADLGTAPVELFGSSGGAISGLALVTAHPDDVSVLVAHEPPLTELLPDADKVAAAGRAVHAVYQEKGWGHGMAAFFAMVSRKGEFTDDALTASPPDPAAFGLPAEDDGSRDDPLLSGVSDDGTAPQLDVDALKATSARIVVAVGADSDGLITGRTSVALAEALGQEATVFPGGHAGFAGGEFGHDGDPEAFAVRLREVLDAG, from the coding sequence ATGACCGAGACACACATGCTCGAGACACCCGAGGCCACGCTCGCGTACGACGTACGGGGGGCGCTGCCGCCGACCGACCGCCCCGTACTGATGATGGTCGGAGCTCCGATGGACGCGAGCGGGTTCGCGTCGCTCGCCTCGCAGTTCGGCGACCGCACGGTCGTCACGTACGACCCGCGCGGGGTCGGGCGCAGCACCAGCCGCGACGGCTCGACCGTCCATACGGCGGAGCAGCACGCCGACGACCTCCACCAGATCATCGCCGATCTCGGGACCGCTCCGGTCGAGCTGTTCGGGAGCAGCGGCGGCGCGATCAGCGGCCTCGCGCTCGTCACCGCGCACCCGGACGACGTGTCGGTGCTGGTGGCGCACGAACCCCCGCTCACGGAGCTGCTCCCCGATGCCGACAAGGTCGCCGCCGCGGGTCGCGCGGTGCACGCGGTCTATCAGGAGAAGGGGTGGGGTCACGGGATGGCGGCGTTCTTCGCGATGGTCTCGCGGAAGGGCGAGTTCACCGACGACGCGCTCACTGCCTCGCCTCCGGACCCGGCGGCGTTCGGGTTGCCTGCCGAGGACGACGGGTCTCGCGACGACCCGCTGCTGTCCGGCGTCTCCGACGACGGCACCGCTCCGCAGCTCGACGTCGATGCCCTCAAGGCGACATCGGCGCGGATCGTCGTCGCTGTCGGCGCCGACTCCGACGGCCTCATCACCGGTCGTACGTCGGTCGCGCTCGCCGAGGCGCTCGGGCAGGAGGCAACCGTGTTCCCCGGTGGGCATGCCGGATTCGCCGGGGGTGAGTTCGGGCATGACGGCGACCCGGAGGCGTTCGCCGTACGGCTGCGCGAGGTGCTCGACGCCGGCTGA
- a CDS encoding alpha/beta fold hydrolase, with protein MLAVVGAADGDDHRSMAERLAALVPQGELAVIDDAAHYPNVERPQEFNRVVADFLAAYGL; from the coding sequence GTGCTCGCCGTCGTCGGCGCGGCCGATGGTGACGACCACCGGAGCATGGCCGAGCGCCTGGCCGCGCTCGTGCCACAGGGCGAGCTGGCGGTGATCGACGACGCGGCGCACTACCCCAACGTGGAGCGGCCGCAGGAGTTCAACCGCGTGGTCGCCGACTTCCTTGCTGCGTACGGGCTCTGA
- a CDS encoding CopG family ribbon-helix-helix protein, with product MRNLDEEEGERIAARGRPSLSGGSAHSPQIGVRLSPDLHGRLRSRAERENKSPSEIVREALERYV from the coding sequence GTGAGAAACCTGGACGAAGAGGAGGGCGAGCGGATCGCCGCCCGAGGCCGACCGTCCCTGTCCGGCGGGTCTGCTCACTCACCTCAGATCGGCGTCCGGCTCTCACCCGACCTGCACGGCCGACTCCGTTCGCGCGCCGAGCGGGAGAACAAGAGTCCCTCGGAGATCGTGCGGGAAGCACTCGAGCGCTACGTCTGA